From Triticum aestivum cultivar Chinese Spring chromosome 4A, IWGSC CS RefSeq v2.1, whole genome shotgun sequence, a single genomic window includes:
- the LOC123087122 gene encoding chemocyanin, whose translation MAQGSGGATAVLALLLLCVLLHGDFAESKVYTVGDRAGWALSSGGWPRGKRFRAGDVLLFKYGRGAHNVVAVNAAGYKSCSAARGGRTYNSGSDRVTLARGTNYFICSVPGHCQAGMKMAVTAA comes from the exons ATGGCGCAGGGAAGCGGCGGTGCGACCGCCGTGCTCGCGCTGCTCCTCCTCTGCGTGCTCCTCCACGGCGACTTCGCCGAGTCCAAGGTGTACACCGTCGGCGACCGCGCCGGCTGGGCCCTCAGCTCCGGCGGCTGGCCCAGGGGCAAGCGCTTCCGCGCCGGCGACGTGCTGC TGTTCAAGTACGGGCGCGGGGCGCACAACGTGGTGGCGGTGAACGCGGCGGGGTACAAGTCGTGCagcgcggcgaggggcggccggaCGTACAACTCCGGCAGCGACCGCGTCACGCTCGCCCGCGGCACCAACTACTTCATCTGCAGCGTCCCCGGCCACTGCCAGGCCGGCATGAAGATGGCCGTCACCGCCGCATGA